One Streptomyces drozdowiczii DNA segment encodes these proteins:
- a CDS encoding ABC transporter substrate-binding protein translates to MKRAKAISACLAVSLLAAGCGNVAQAGSSGGDAFSYAIKSDPGLLDPAQVQNTTTYTALSLAYDTLVNTGPDGRIVSALAEKWHVTPASVTFTLRRGVTCSDGSPVTASTVAANVRHITDPATKSPAYGVVVPEGLTARADDATGTVTLSTPEPFAFILQSTRYLFIVCGAGLKDRALLASGTSGSGPFKLTSAEPGRSYTFARRDDYAWGPNGATTADPAMPGSVVLRVVGSEATTANLLLSHQLNGAQLAGPDRARVTHIPGVTTTVQANGTQEFFLHQGKGHPGSDPAVRKALLRAVDFDSLGAIATGGTGRAPTGLVMNPKPCPGDTVTGRLPVFDPQAAEAALHAAGWRRGPDGVRVKEGKKLTLRMIYGTSSGETMAAAAEYLAESWKNVGVDVRLRAVSDAAYAEVEAVTQDWDVDWAPLGVTLPTQLLGALSGPFTPDGGNFAHLANKKYEQLTAEAVKLPGAAGCALWARSEHALIDSGDIVPVVDKTVTVAAHKATFRITAGLFDPTSIRMTGGQE, encoded by the coding sequence ATGAAGAGAGCAAAGGCGATATCAGCCTGTCTCGCGGTGTCACTGCTGGCGGCCGGCTGTGGCAACGTCGCCCAGGCCGGATCGTCCGGCGGTGACGCCTTCAGCTACGCGATCAAGAGCGACCCCGGACTGCTCGACCCCGCCCAGGTGCAGAACACCACCACGTACACCGCGCTGTCGCTCGCCTACGACACCCTGGTGAACACCGGACCCGACGGCCGGATCGTCTCCGCACTCGCCGAGAAGTGGCACGTCACACCCGCTTCCGTCACCTTCACCCTGCGTCGTGGTGTGACCTGTTCCGACGGCAGCCCCGTGACGGCGAGCACGGTCGCCGCCAACGTCAGGCACATCACCGACCCGGCCACCAAGTCGCCCGCGTACGGCGTCGTGGTCCCCGAAGGGCTGACCGCGAGGGCGGACGACGCGACCGGCACCGTGACGCTCTCCACACCGGAGCCTTTCGCCTTCATCCTGCAGAGCACCCGCTACCTGTTCATCGTCTGCGGAGCGGGGTTGAAGGACCGCGCGCTGCTGGCGAGCGGCACATCGGGATCCGGCCCGTTCAAGCTCACCTCCGCCGAGCCCGGCCGGAGCTACACCTTCGCCAGACGCGACGACTACGCCTGGGGGCCGAACGGCGCAACCACCGCCGACCCCGCCATGCCCGGCTCCGTCGTGCTCAGAGTCGTCGGCAGCGAGGCGACCACGGCCAACCTTCTGCTCTCCCACCAGCTCAACGGCGCACAGCTCGCCGGCCCCGACCGCGCCCGCGTCACCCACATCCCCGGCGTGACCACCACCGTGCAGGCCAACGGCACACAGGAGTTCTTCCTCCACCAGGGCAAGGGCCATCCCGGCAGCGACCCGGCCGTCCGCAAGGCCCTGCTCCGAGCCGTCGACTTCGACTCCCTCGGAGCGATCGCCACGGGCGGTACCGGCCGCGCACCCACCGGCCTGGTCATGAACCCCAAGCCGTGTCCCGGCGACACCGTCACAGGCCGCCTGCCCGTCTTCGACCCCCAGGCGGCCGAAGCGGCGCTGCACGCCGCGGGCTGGCGACGCGGCCCCGACGGCGTGCGCGTGAAGGAAGGCAAGAAGCTCACCCTCCGCATGATCTACGGCACGTCGTCGGGCGAGACCATGGCCGCCGCGGCCGAGTACCTGGCCGAGTCGTGGAAGAACGTCGGCGTCGACGTCCGTCTGCGGGCGGTGTCCGACGCGGCGTACGCCGAGGTCGAAGCGGTCACCCAGGACTGGGACGTGGACTGGGCGCCGCTCGGCGTCACACTGCCCACCCAGCTCCTCGGCGCTCTCTCCGGGCCCTTCACCCCCGACGGCGGCAACTTCGCCCACCTTGCCAACAAGAAGTACGAGCAGCTCACCGCCGAGGCCGTCAAGCTCCCCGGCGCCGCCGGCTGCGCCCTGTGGGCGCGATCCGAGCACGCCCTCATCGACAGCGGCGACATCGTCCCCGTCGTCGACAAGACCGTCACGGTGGCCGCCCACAAAGCCACCTTCCGCATCACGGCCGGACTCTTCGACCCGACGTCGATCCGGATGACGGGAGGACAGGAGTGA